A genomic segment from Candidatus Deferrimicrobium sp. encodes:
- the shc gene encoding squalene--hopene cyclase — MNNLQNVTMPAAELLDDAIREELARFLSIRNPDGYWVFDLEADATIPAEYLLLHRFLGRAIDPGRRERIARSIRRSQLPDGGWPLYRDGAPDVSASVKAYFALKLAGDPPDAPHMTEARRRILDLGGAEKANVFTRITLALFGQIPWRTVPAIPVEIMHLPRWFFFHLDKVSYWSRTVMVPLFILCTKRPVCALAAEEGVPELFAKPPGSLRHLDRYVPGRTRKNAFILLDRLLKRVDPFMPRVSRERAIRLAERWTRDRMQGEGGIGAIFPAMANAVMALKILGYSPDDPDYARGLKSLDGLVLERGDELLCQPCHSPVWDTCLTLCTVLEAGLPRGHAAVRAAVEWLFERQVFVRGDWARRAPRLEPGAWAFQFENVFYPDVDDTAKVVIALIRAGVLENGKQRENLAAAVNWVAGMQSADGGWGAFDVDNNFLYLNDIPFADHGALLDPSTADVTARCVEMFSLLGYRRDFPPVARALRFLEKEQEACGAWFGRWGVNYIYGTWSVLIALRQAGEDMSRPHVVKAVQWLKSCQNPDGGWGESCRSYDDPSLAGLGTSTPSQTSWALLGLMAAGQADSEAVRRGIRYLLDGRNAGGGWDETLYTGTGFPKVFYLRYHGYASFFPLWALGAYRRIVSSGKFLEDEVRRDEPPHGLRLQAAR; from the coding sequence GGAGGGCGATCGACCCGGGACGCCGGGAGCGGATCGCCCGTTCCATCCGCCGGAGTCAGCTCCCGGACGGCGGCTGGCCCCTGTACCGCGACGGAGCCCCCGATGTCAGCGCGTCGGTCAAGGCGTATTTCGCTCTCAAGCTGGCCGGCGACCCCCCGGACGCGCCGCATATGACCGAGGCGCGTCGCCGGATCCTGGACCTCGGCGGCGCGGAAAAGGCCAACGTCTTCACCCGGATCACGCTTGCCTTGTTCGGCCAGATTCCCTGGCGCACCGTTCCCGCCATCCCCGTGGAGATCATGCATCTTCCCCGGTGGTTCTTCTTCCACCTGGACAAGGTGTCCTACTGGTCCCGGACGGTCATGGTGCCGCTGTTCATCCTGTGCACCAAAAGGCCGGTCTGCGCTCTCGCGGCGGAGGAAGGCGTGCCGGAGCTGTTCGCGAAGCCGCCCGGGTCGCTCCGTCACCTCGACCGATACGTTCCCGGAAGGACCCGCAAGAATGCGTTTATCCTCCTGGATCGCCTCCTGAAACGGGTCGATCCCTTCATGCCGCGGGTATCACGCGAAAGGGCGATCCGGCTCGCGGAACGGTGGACGCGGGACCGGATGCAGGGGGAGGGGGGGATCGGCGCCATCTTCCCGGCCATGGCGAACGCCGTAATGGCCTTGAAGATCCTTGGGTATTCCCCGGACGATCCGGATTACGCGCGGGGGCTCAAGTCCCTCGACGGCCTCGTCCTTGAACGCGGGGACGAACTCCTCTGCCAGCCGTGCCACTCGCCGGTCTGGGACACGTGCCTGACGCTCTGCACCGTCCTGGAGGCGGGGCTTCCCCGGGGCCATGCGGCGGTCCGGGCGGCCGTGGAATGGCTATTCGAACGGCAGGTCTTCGTGCGAGGAGACTGGGCAAGGCGCGCCCCGCGGCTCGAGCCCGGCGCATGGGCTTTCCAGTTTGAAAATGTCTTCTACCCGGACGTGGACGACACGGCGAAGGTCGTCATCGCGCTGATCCGCGCCGGAGTGCTCGAGAACGGGAAGCAGCGGGAGAATCTGGCCGCGGCCGTCAACTGGGTGGCCGGCATGCAGAGCGCGGACGGGGGCTGGGGGGCCTTCGACGTCGACAACAATTTCCTCTACCTCAACGACATCCCGTTCGCCGACCACGGCGCGCTCCTCGATCCGAGCACGGCCGACGTCACCGCCCGCTGTGTCGAGATGTTCTCCCTTCTCGGGTATCGCCGCGACTTTCCCCCCGTCGCGAGGGCGCTCCGGTTTCTCGAGAAGGAGCAGGAGGCGTGCGGCGCCTGGTTCGGTCGCTGGGGCGTGAACTACATCTACGGGACCTGGTCCGTGCTCATCGCCCTCCGGCAGGCCGGCGAAGACATGTCCCGGCCTCACGTCGTCAAGGCCGTGCAATGGCTGAAATCGTGCCAGAACCCGGACGGCGGCTGGGGCGAAAGCTGCCGGAGCTACGACGACCCTTCCCTCGCGGGCCTGGGCACGAGCACGCCGTCGCAAACCTCCTGGGCCCTGCTGGGGCTCATGGCCGCGGGCCAGGCCGACAGTGAGGCGGTCCGCCGCGGCATCCGATACCTGCTGGATGGCCGGAACGCCGGGGGCGGGTGGGATGAAACGCTCTACACCGGCACCGGATTTCCCAAGGTCTTCTACTTGCGCTACCACGGCTACGCCAGCTTTTTCCCCCTCTGGGCTCTGGGAGCCTATCGGCGGATCGTCTCCAGCGGAAAATTCCTCGAAGACGAGGTCCGGCGGGACGAACCGCCGCACGGCCTGCGGCTCCAGGCGGCGAGATGA
- a CDS encoding acyloxyacyl hydrolase, protein MEIAYRLGERTRVGIEIAHVSNAGVYENNPGGNDLFATFSFGF, encoded by the coding sequence TTGGAGATCGCCTATCGGCTCGGTGAGCGCACGAGGGTCGGGATTGAGATCGCCCACGTCTCGAATGCCGGGGTCTACGAAAACAACCCCGGCGGGAATGATCTCTTCGCCACCTTCTCGTTCGGGTTCTAG
- the hpnI gene encoding bacteriohopanetetrol glucosamine biosynthesis glycosyltransferase HpnI, with protein sequence MLPSLSRILMGVLLAASLGGIVYLGAAIRSVAAFSRRRGEEPADVLPPVTVLKPVCGLEHGLYENLRSFCDQDYPEFQIVFGVRDPDDPAIPVIRRVIDEFPGQDAVLVVDERAVGRNLKASNLVNMAPAARHDLLVIADSDMRVDGNYLRAIASPFGDPGVGAATCLYSGTPSPGLPSALGAIYVNDWFFPSILVALAIQELRFCFGATMAVRRDALAAIGGFEALEPFLADDYMLGDLVARQGYEVRLCPYVVECVVSERGFRSLFAHEIRWARTVRACRPVGYAFSVIGNCAVSMAGLFLLVTRFSIPGAALLALAIALRVVLHGRVRSAVRVPPPATPWLIPVRDLLCLAIWAASFLGRGVIWKNWSLAVRPDGRILPNGADTGHENSVP encoded by the coding sequence ATGCTTCCGTCCCTCTCGAGGATCCTGATGGGCGTCCTGCTGGCAGCGAGCCTGGGCGGGATCGTCTATCTCGGCGCGGCGATCCGTTCCGTCGCCGCCTTTTCGCGGCGGCGCGGGGAGGAGCCGGCGGACGTTCTTCCCCCGGTGACGGTTCTGAAGCCGGTCTGCGGGCTCGAGCACGGCCTCTACGAAAACCTCCGGTCCTTCTGCGACCAGGACTATCCGGAGTTCCAGATCGTTTTCGGCGTCCGTGACCCGGACGATCCCGCGATCCCGGTGATTCGGAGGGTGATCGACGAATTTCCCGGCCAGGACGCGGTCCTCGTGGTCGATGAGCGCGCGGTCGGAAGAAACCTCAAGGCATCCAACCTGGTGAACATGGCCCCCGCGGCCCGGCACGACCTCCTCGTGATCGCCGACAGCGACATGCGGGTCGACGGGAATTACCTGCGGGCGATCGCCTCGCCGTTCGGCGATCCGGGAGTGGGAGCCGCGACCTGCCTCTACAGCGGAACTCCTTCGCCGGGGCTTCCCTCGGCCCTCGGAGCGATCTACGTGAACGACTGGTTCTTCCCGTCGATCCTCGTGGCCCTCGCGATCCAGGAGCTGCGCTTCTGCTTCGGGGCGACGATGGCCGTCCGGCGCGACGCCCTTGCCGCCATCGGAGGGTTCGAGGCGCTCGAGCCGTTCCTCGCGGACGATTACATGCTGGGGGACCTCGTCGCCCGGCAGGGATACGAGGTCCGGCTCTGCCCCTACGTAGTCGAGTGCGTCGTCTCCGAGCGGGGGTTCCGGTCCCTGTTCGCCCACGAGATCCGCTGGGCGCGCACGGTGCGCGCGTGCCGGCCGGTCGGCTACGCGTTCTCCGTGATCGGTAACTGCGCCGTTTCGATGGCCGGTCTCTTCCTCCTGGTCACCCGGTTCAGCATCCCGGGCGCCGCCCTGCTTGCCCTGGCGATCGCGCTCCGGGTCGTGCTCCACGGCCGGGTTCGATCCGCCGTGCGCGTTCCGCCGCCGGCGACCCCCTGGCTGATCCCGGTCCGCGACCTGCTCTGCCTTGCGATCTGGGCGGCCAGTTTCCTGGGCCGTGGTGTAATATGGAAAAATTGGTCTCTGGCCGTCCGTCCGGACGGCCGAATCTTGCCGAATGGAGCCGACACGGGTCATGAGAACTCTGTTCCTTAA
- the hpnK gene encoding hopanoid biosynthesis-associated protein HpnK, producing the protein MLTGDDFGLTVPVNEAVEEAHLRGILSTASLMVGAKAARDAVLRARRLADLRVGLHLVLTRGRPVLPPSEIPALVGREGRFRDGLGRAGFRYFVLPSARRQLEKEIRAQFNAFRATGLPLDHVNVHNHMQLHPTVLGLILAVLRERGIAPVRLPREPFLPSWRAAGGRFPQRLLSRLFLVPWTGLVRLRLSRMNVPCNDCLFGMHDTGRMGKDLLLRLLPRLPPGVSELHFHLAAGEPDWELEALTSGEVADAMRRYGIERIRFGDLGGRER; encoded by the coding sequence ATCCTCACCGGCGACGATTTCGGTCTCACCGTCCCCGTCAACGAGGCGGTCGAGGAGGCCCACCTGCGCGGGATCCTCTCCACGGCGAGCCTGATGGTCGGAGCGAAGGCGGCGCGCGACGCCGTCCTGCGGGCGCGGAGGCTGGCGGATCTGAGGGTGGGGCTGCACTTGGTCCTCACACGGGGCCGGCCGGTCCTTCCGCCTTCCGAAATCCCGGCTCTGGTGGGCCGGGAGGGGCGGTTCCGGGACGGCCTCGGGCGGGCGGGATTCCGCTATTTCGTTCTTCCCTCGGCCCGGCGTCAGCTCGAGAAGGAGATCCGCGCCCAGTTCAACGCCTTTCGGGCAACAGGCCTCCCCCTTGACCACGTGAACGTGCACAATCACATGCAACTCCACCCGACGGTCCTCGGCCTGATTCTCGCCGTCTTGCGGGAGCGCGGTATCGCGCCCGTCCGCCTGCCCCGCGAGCCATTCCTCCCCTCGTGGCGCGCCGCCGGCGGACGGTTCCCACAAAGGCTCCTGTCCCGGCTGTTCCTCGTACCGTGGACCGGGCTCGTACGCCTTCGCCTGTCAAGGATGAACGTTCCGTGCAACGACTGCCTGTTCGGGATGCACGACACGGGACGGATGGGCAAGGATCTCCTCCTGCGCCTTCTTCCCCGCCTGCCGCCAGGAGTGTCGGAACTCCATTTCCACCTCGCCGCCGGGGAGCCCGACTGGGAGCTCGAGGCCTTGACAAGCGGGGAGGTCGCGGACGCGATGCGCCGGTACGGAATCGAACGCATCCGCTTCGGGGACCTTGGAGGACGGGAGCGATGA
- the hpnJ gene encoding hopanoid biosynthesis associated radical SAM protein HpnJ, with product MRTLFLNPPSFEGFDGGAGSRYQARREIQSFWYPTWLAQPAAMVPGSRLVDAPARKMSLDDVLPLARDFELVVMHTSTPSFPSDAKVAAALKAVHPGLMVGFVGPHVMVSPESALLASPAIDFVAGLEFEYAVKEVADGVPLESIDGISFKAGGKVVRNRPREPVEDMDSLPHVVDVYLRDLVIEDYFIGYLLHPYVSLYTGRGCRSRCTFCLWPQTIGGHRYRTRSPENVAAEVEKIKRYFPQAKEVFFDDDTFTDDLPRAEAIARLLGKLGVTWSCSAKANVPFETLRVMRENGLRLLLVGYESGCQEILNAVQKGTRVDIVRRFTADCKRLGIAIHGTFIVGLPGETRETIERTIRFATEIDPHTIQVSLAAAYPGTELYRQARKNGWLVDDGGRLVGEDGVQVSSLSYPHLSKEEIFRAVETFYRRFYFRPGKILEFVSEMARSRQVLRRRLREGAEFLRFLSTRTRGD from the coding sequence ATGAGAACTCTGTTCCTTAATCCCCCGTCCTTCGAGGGGTTCGACGGCGGGGCCGGATCCCGCTACCAGGCCCGGCGGGAAATCCAGTCCTTCTGGTACCCGACGTGGCTGGCCCAGCCGGCGGCCATGGTCCCGGGCAGCCGGCTCGTCGACGCCCCCGCCCGGAAAATGTCGCTGGACGACGTCCTCCCGCTGGCCCGGGACTTCGAGCTCGTCGTCATGCACACCAGCACGCCGTCGTTCCCCTCCGACGCAAAGGTCGCCGCGGCACTCAAGGCGGTTCACCCCGGGCTGATGGTCGGATTCGTCGGTCCCCACGTCATGGTTTCCCCGGAATCCGCCCTCCTCGCCTCCCCTGCGATCGATTTCGTCGCCGGACTCGAGTTTGAATACGCTGTCAAGGAGGTGGCCGACGGGGTACCGCTCGAGTCGATCGACGGCATCAGTTTCAAGGCCGGCGGAAAGGTCGTCCGGAACCGGCCCCGCGAGCCGGTGGAGGACATGGACAGCCTTCCGCACGTCGTCGACGTCTACCTCCGGGACCTTGTCATCGAGGACTACTTTATCGGATACCTGCTGCACCCGTACGTGTCCCTGTACACGGGGCGGGGATGCCGCTCCCGGTGCACCTTCTGCCTGTGGCCTCAGACCATCGGTGGACACCGGTACAGGACCCGGAGCCCGGAGAACGTGGCCGCGGAAGTCGAGAAGATCAAGCGGTATTTCCCGCAGGCCAAGGAGGTCTTCTTCGACGACGACACCTTCACGGACGACCTTCCTCGTGCGGAGGCGATCGCGCGGCTGCTCGGGAAGCTCGGGGTGACCTGGTCGTGCAGCGCCAAGGCGAACGTCCCCTTCGAGACGCTCCGGGTCATGCGGGAGAACGGTCTCAGGCTCCTTCTCGTCGGTTACGAGTCCGGCTGCCAGGAGATCCTTAACGCGGTCCAGAAGGGGACGCGAGTCGATATCGTCCGCCGCTTCACGGCGGATTGCAAACGGCTCGGCATCGCGATCCACGGGACGTTCATCGTCGGTTTGCCGGGTGAAACGCGCGAGACGATCGAGAGGACGATCCGGTTCGCCACGGAGATCGACCCGCACACGATCCAGGTCTCGCTGGCCGCGGCGTACCCGGGAACGGAGCTGTACCGCCAGGCCCGGAAGAACGGTTGGCTCGTCGACGACGGCGGGCGGCTCGTGGGCGAGGACGGCGTACAGGTCAGTTCGCTGTCGTACCCCCATCTTTCCAAAGAGGAGATCTTCAGGGCCGTGGAGACGTTCTACCGGCGCTTCTACTTCCGCCCCGGGAAGATCCTCGAGTTTGTCTCCGAGATGGCCCGCAGCCGTCAGGTGTTGAGGCGGAGGCTGCGCGAGGGGGCGGAATTCCTCCGGTTCCTCTCGACGCGCACGAGGGGCGACTGA
- a CDS encoding flippase-like domain-containing protein, producing MKRAVAVLWLVGLAIAVALVVWQGAAEIWAALSRAGWGLLAVCAFYPIALVVDTECWRLLLPAASRPSFASMLAPRWICDAVNGLLPSLQVGGDFVRARLLTLRGVPGVDAGAGVVADITAGIVTEILFTLMGIGLLLRHDGAGRTAFVALAGLLLFTALALSFYLAQHGGFFRRASRLLERFIRVGDWEPVVGGAEALDAAVIATYKRRPEFVRASLWRMAGWFAGALEVWLALYFLGHPVGLGDTLMLESLGQAVRHAAFVIPGALGVQEGGFVLLGTAAGLGPETGLALSLIKRIRELLLGLPGLLAWQAIEGRHFFRRRA from the coding sequence ATGAAACGCGCCGTGGCCGTTCTGTGGCTCGTGGGCCTGGCGATCGCCGTGGCGCTGGTCGTCTGGCAGGGCGCCGCCGAGATCTGGGCGGCGCTGTCCCGGGCCGGCTGGGGGCTGCTGGCGGTCTGCGCCTTCTATCCGATCGCCCTCGTCGTCGACACGGAGTGCTGGCGCCTGCTCCTCCCGGCGGCTTCCCGCCCGTCGTTCGCCTCCATGCTGGCGCCGCGATGGATCTGCGACGCCGTCAACGGCCTCCTGCCGTCGTTGCAGGTCGGCGGCGACTTCGTCCGGGCGCGCCTCCTGACGCTCCGGGGAGTCCCGGGAGTCGATGCCGGCGCCGGAGTGGTCGCCGACATCACCGCGGGCATCGTAACCGAGATCCTCTTCACCCTCATGGGAATCGGGTTGCTGCTCCGGCACGACGGCGCGGGACGAACCGCCTTCGTGGCGCTGGCCGGCCTGCTTCTGTTCACCGCCCTCGCCTTGTCGTTCTACCTGGCGCAGCACGGCGGCTTCTTCCGCAGGGCGTCGCGCCTGCTCGAGCGTTTCATCCGGGTCGGCGACTGGGAGCCGGTCGTCGGGGGGGCCGAGGCGCTCGACGCCGCCGTCATCGCAACCTACAAGAGACGTCCGGAGTTCGTCCGGGCCAGTCTCTGGCGCATGGCCGGCTGGTTCGCGGGAGCTCTCGAGGTGTGGCTGGCGCTCTATTTCCTCGGGCACCCCGTCGGACTCGGGGATACCCTCATGCTGGAAAGCCTGGGCCAGGCCGTCCGCCACGCGGCCTTCGTGATTCCGGGAGCACTGGGGGTCCAGGAGGGGGGATTCGTCCTTCTCGGCACGGCAGCGGGGCTGGGTCCGGAAACCGGGCTGGCGCTGTCGCTCATAAAGCGGATCCGCGAGTTGCTGCTCGGCCTGCCCGGCCTCCTCGCCTGGCAGGCGATCGAGGGGCGCCACTTCTTCCGCCGTCGAGCGTGA